The region CCCTGCAGTTACAGCTGTTTTATCATGTGGACCAGTCCTGATTTCCCCTCGGCACTCTACTAGGGGTTCTGCAAGGCGGACTCCCTCTCCGAGGGGACAGCCTCTCAGGGATAAATCAAGTTAAACTTTACCATCTGTTGTGCCTATAAAAATAGTTTAAGCTTTGAGGTTTGGGGAAAAGCTGCTTGTTTATTTGGTACTTATCCTTGGGCTCATAGATAATAAAAAACATAGGTCTCTTTAGCTCCAAATGAGACAGCAATAGCTCTTAGTATGATGtgctagaagaagaagaagaaggagaatccTCTTATTTTCAGAGAGCTCTCTGTATCCCAGATCCACTGAGCCAATTCTACAGTTACTGAAGCCTCAAACTTCTCTGAAGAATGGATTCTGAATTTTCACTCTAATCAAAAATAGGTCTCCCACCCAAGAAAATTAATTGAAGTTGAAATACATTTATAGTTAAAAGTAACCattttccttattccttttcTACTGTCTCTTCAGATGTGCTGTACTTATGTTTCAAAGAGAATTTGCTCTCCGACTAGTTGCAAAGCCTGGAGATAAATCATACTGCAAACTCTCAATCAATACACAGCTCTTAGCACGTGTGGACCATCTGATGAAAGTTGGAAAGAATAACTTCGGGCCACCACCCGAGGTAGAATCCAGTGTCGTAAGAATAGAACCTAAGAATCCACCACCACCTATCAATTTTCAGGAATGGGATGGCCTAGTAAGGATTACCTTTGTTAGGAAAAACAAGACACTCTCTGCTGCATTTAAGTCAAGTGCAGTACAACAGCTGTTGGAAAAAAACTACGGAATTCACTGTTCGATCCATAATATTATAATACCAGAAGATTTCAGCATAGCAGATAAAATACAGCAAATCCTAACCAGCACAGGTTTTAGTGACAAGCGGGCCCATTCCATGGACATAGATGACTTCATGAGATTGCTACATGGATTCAATGCAGAAGGTATACATTTTTCTTAGGTatctggaaaacagaattttccaaactcaagaacaagaatatatatatttttaacattttatatatatatttttaataatttgataataaataaataataaattgagaAGATGAACTATGCCCTTGCTTCACTGGAACACTATGTGCTTGACTATTTTTGACTTAATACTACTACTGTCACCATTTATTACTCTGAATTTTTATGGTAGTAAGTCAGTCAATTCTAAGTACCCAAATGTTTTTTGGTTGTGGTGTGTTTTTAATATCTAACATAGGGCAGGGTCCAATCTATGCATGATAATCTTGAAGAGCCGCAGGCACGCACAACTTTACACTTAAACTTATCATTTCTAACAGGTTATTGTATAAAGATGTTACTGTTCTATTTtctgttatatattatatgagGACCTCTGTAGGCCTTTGTCcctcaaatagttaaaaagttaaaatatgctTAACTCAGTCACATATTTCCCATACAGTTTCTTTTCATTCGGGTGCACAATAAAACAactgcttatttttctaaaaaaaaaaaaaatcatacagagaGTTCTCTGAAAATAAGAgaattctccttcttcttcttctctttcttctaattctaattctaattgggttttttttgtttgtttgttttggtttggtttggtttggtttttttagagagggagagaaagagagagaagggcagggagaaggcacagagagaatctcaagcagactcctggctgaccGCAGAGCCCAACTctggctccatctcacaaccctgagatcatgacctgagctgaaatcaagagttggatgcttaacccacttaGACCCCCAGGCACTCCTCTCCATTTATAATTAGAGCTGAACCATTCTTTACAAGTAATACTTCAAGGACTCTCTCACAAATTGTCTGGAATTACCCTTCGCAGAAGAGACAGATCATCTTATTCAAAAAAGAGTACTCATGAGATGTGAAACGGAACACATCGGTTCAGGAAACAGGCTTCACTTATTTCTGCCCTCTACCCTTCTTCCATTCTTGCAAAAAACAACCACCCAGATTAGTTTCCTCTGGACAAGAGTAGCCTGGTTTTTTCCGTGAGTCCAAAACCAGTTACAAATGTTACTTCTCTTTTTAATGGCCAAGGTACACCCATGTTCCTTTCCTAATAGGATATTCAAATTCACCTTTTTCTCAtttgcattctctctttctttctctccatcttctctgcctcttcttccctgttttctttcttattttttgtttgttaaaatttctgagatttttctcaATTGATCTTTTATACcctgttaaaattttgttattgtgTTTTCAGCTGCTaacattccccaccccccccaaatgTCCTTCCTTATAgttttctattcttgttttgtAGATTGTTTTTTATGTCTGAGAGGATATTAATTATGGGGTTTGGAGTGAGAGTTTTTTGGCTATTTTCTTCAGTAATGTATCTGTTTTTTCCaagttttgcttttccttttgtttgtttttatctctcttGTTGAGGCCTTCCTCAAGTATCTGGTGATATTTAGATAGCCCACTTATATAGATGCCAGAgggagtaaaataataaatttcagcaGCAGGCCTTGTTGACTGCTTTGCTTCACTGTATGGTAAATGAGTAGAaagctgcaatttttttttctttcaggtgccccccaaatctaatttctttttctttgacccTTCAATTACTTTGACCTTTTGACAGTTTTGTGACCATCTGCATATTGTGAAACTATTATAGCTTTCTTGCATCCTGGATGAGAAAGAGTAATTAGAAGTTTCAATTTATGTACCATacgagggagagagaacctgagagtggaagaaagaagggaaatgaaagagaaaagtgaatttGGATATCACATTAGGAGAGGAACACAGGTTTACCTTGTTCATTAAAAGAAGAAGTAACCATTGCAGCCAATGAGTTTGGACTCACCGACAGACTAGGCTACCTAATTCGGAGGGTACTAACCTCTTTCTGTAGGCAACAGTTAAACGTGGCtaaaaaataacttctctgtAGGTTCTGATCATTGAAATCATGACCAAACAAAGCCACAAGGGAACACACCCTCATTCACACAGCGCTTCATCTTGAGCAGGCAGCCACCACTGAATGAAATTCTCCCGTTTTCTAGGACAGGTAAGTATCTCCAGGATGAGCCTTTATCAGCCATTTACCAGGTCAAATGTTAAGGAATccagaggttcttttttttcttaaagattttatttatttcacagagagagacacagcgagagagggaacacaagcagggggagtgggagagggagaagctggcttcctgctgagcagggagcctgatgtggggctcgatcccaggaccctgggatcatgacctgagccggaggcagatgcttaatgactgagccacccaggcgccccccccttttttaagattttatttatttatttatttgacagagagagagagagtataggcagggagagcagcagagggagagggagaagcaggctcccctctgagcagggagcccaatgtggggctggaacaggaccctggtatcatgacctcagctgaaaacagacacttaaccaactgaaccatccaggtgcccaggagTCCAGAGGCTCTATCTTAATTACATacaatgaaattagaaatgtCATTTTATCATATTACTGAGAATAAAAAATTACGGACCAAAGAGCTTCTCATGACAGTCTTGGCCCCTATTCAAATTAAAATCGTTTATCACAAAATAGATTATGTTGGGGTTATCTGCATTTGGCTTTATGGCAATTGTTAGTAGCAAATTGGAGAAAAGTTACCAAAAGCGATGTGACTCACTTTACTGAGGGCAATGAAGATAACAAAGATAAGAAATGTAGGTGAGCTTccgttcttttctttccttctattattTACTTGTCAGAATAGGACCCTAGTCATATTAccagatttttttgttgtcatttggaaatatcatCAAATAAGTGAGTATATATTGATGTGGAAAGACTAATGGGTtcgaagccaatggccaagaaagaattcttgagattctttggtgcaaaaaggtggctttattaaagcacgggacaGGACCtatgggcagaaagagcggcactggggtcatgaggagtggcccattatatactttcaagctgggagggggctgggggatagAGTAAGCCTCCCacgtattttggaaacaaggtttccaggatcctgagggggctagctgttgtgAGGAAAacgtcatttattactgtttagtaaaaactcagtcatgaagctcttcagatgtatattggtgggtcatatgcttggatgatgattgccaacatgtatttTGGGGGTAGAGTTAAAGAAAGTTTCCGAAGGAATTGTTCCATGTTAAaatagacttacaggatcctgggggtcaggctaagatggccttttgccctcagcaaagtattaacatcaaggcagctaagttcctggaggaatgccactctgcctatttcaaggacttgtcaataggctgtaggtagtaaggaaatttaatcatttttcttctacttttgttTCTCATATCACATATCATTTAGTCCTCTCATATGACAGTGTACCAAAAACATATCTGCTGGAGTAGAAACAACACTGAGtagttaaaatagattttttaaagaagtgctgtattgaggtataattgaaatacaaaaagctgtacatatttaatgtttatttagctGGATAAGTTTGGGCATAAGTGTacatccatgaaaccatcaccacaatcaatgcCATAAACAAGtctatcacctccaaaagtttcctcctgcctttatttatcattattttttataagaacacGTAATATAAGTTCTACTCCTTTAGCAATTTTttagtatacaatatagtattgttaactataggcactatATTGTACAGTAGAtctttattcatcttgcataactgaaacttgtaccctttgactaataACTCCCCATGTTCCCCTtttcagcctctggcaaccatcattctactttctgcttctatgaattgTACCACTTTAGATTTCTC is a window of Zalophus californianus isolate mZalCal1 chromosome 1, mZalCal1.pri.v2, whole genome shotgun sequence DNA encoding:
- the LOC113918450 gene encoding probable dimethyladenosine transferase, producing MFQREFALRLVAKPGDKSYCKLSINTQLLARVDHLMKVGKNNFGPPPEVESSVVRIEPKNPPPPINFQEWDGLVRITFVRKNKTLSAAFKSSAVQQLLEKNYGIHCSIHNIIIPEDFSIADKIQQILTSTGFSDKRAHSMDIDDFMRLLHGFNAEGIHFS